The following are encoded together in the Kribbella sp. CA-293567 genome:
- a CDS encoding FadR/GntR family transcriptional regulator, which translates to MALTDEAIVKIKEMITSGELRPGDRLPKEADLAARLGLSRNSLREAVKALTLVNVLDVRHGDGTYVTSLDSAHLLDALSFMVDLHQDDSVLQFFEVRRLLEPGVAALAAVRITREQLADLRLLTSDLTPDAQVDELVANDLRFHRGIAEASGNAVVCSLLDGISGATQRARIWRGVTQAGAVERTLAEHTAILDAIEIGDTEAARAWMTAHIAGVETWLRKAR; encoded by the coding sequence ATGGCGTTGACGGACGAGGCGATCGTCAAGATCAAGGAGATGATCACCTCGGGTGAGCTGCGGCCGGGGGATCGGCTGCCCAAGGAGGCGGACCTCGCCGCCCGGCTGGGGTTGTCGCGCAACTCCCTGCGCGAAGCCGTGAAAGCGCTCACCCTGGTCAACGTGCTCGACGTCCGGCACGGCGACGGCACCTACGTGACCTCGCTGGACTCCGCGCACCTGCTCGACGCCCTCAGCTTCATGGTCGACCTGCACCAGGACGATTCGGTCCTGCAGTTCTTCGAGGTACGCCGCCTGCTGGAGCCCGGCGTCGCGGCACTCGCGGCGGTCCGGATCACCCGCGAACAACTGGCCGACCTCCGCCTGCTCACCAGCGACCTCACCCCCGACGCCCAGGTCGACGAACTGGTCGCCAACGACCTCCGCTTCCACCGCGGCATCGCCGAAGCCAGCGGCAACGCCGTCGTCTGCTCGCTCCTGGACGGCATCTCCGGCGCGACCCAACGGGCCCGGATCTGGCGAGGCGTCACCCAGGCCGGCGCGGTCGAACGCACCCTGGCCGAACACACCGCCATCCTCGACGCCATCGAGATCGGCGACACCGAAGCCGCCCGCGCCTGGATGACCGCCCACATCGCCGGCGTCGAAACCTGGCTCCGCAAAGCCCGCTGA
- a CDS encoding HNH endonuclease signature motif containing protein: MEDRAVAMMSGSELLSAYDVLHDEIALCEARGLAILGRLEEMGYAEEIGAHDTARLIATRYRLDSTEAHRRVRLATALPKYRAVAAALSPAGGDDGEVVLHAAQAGAIVSALQQIPASANVPVEELVAAEEQMVQAARHLAPGELRKMGAAVRDILDTDGAEPREDAARAQEEVWAKKSDGGVRFGGFLAAENAEAFETVLQAGAKPHRTATGDRDPRSRGQRQADALVDALNIALNSGDLPTRGGIKPHIAVTIDLEDLLDAAQQTTGDLTYGDGLSAAAIRRLACDAGIIPVVLGSDSQILDVGREFRLVTTALRNALNHRDRGCVVCGAPPIYCDAHHLVSWADGGATSLANLVLLCRVHHTGLHKGHWTVTITGNHVEVTTPTWATRPPPNPHRRLTPPSSPAARTPTPDADTCLGPAPPAAVIDLRGDNSIVWPNSA, translated from the coding sequence ATGGAGGATCGGGCGGTGGCGATGATGAGCGGCAGCGAGCTGCTGTCCGCTTACGACGTCCTGCACGACGAGATCGCCCTGTGTGAGGCGCGCGGCCTGGCGATCCTCGGGCGCCTGGAGGAGATGGGGTACGCCGAGGAGATCGGCGCCCATGACACTGCCCGGTTGATCGCGACGCGGTACCGGCTGGACTCCACCGAGGCTCATCGGCGGGTGCGGCTTGCGACCGCGCTACCGAAGTACCGCGCGGTGGCGGCTGCGCTCTCGCCTGCTGGTGGTGACGACGGTGAAGTGGTGCTGCACGCGGCGCAGGCCGGGGCGATCGTGTCTGCTCTGCAACAGATCCCCGCCTCGGCGAACGTTCCTGTCGAGGAGTTGGTCGCGGCCGAAGAGCAGATGGTTCAGGCAGCTCGGCACCTTGCTCCTGGCGAGCTACGCAAGATGGGCGCCGCGGTCCGCGACATTCTGGACACCGACGGGGCGGAGCCGCGCGAGGACGCTGCCCGGGCGCAGGAGGAGGTATGGGCGAAGAAGTCGGACGGCGGTGTCCGATTCGGCGGCTTCTTGGCCGCCGAGAACGCCGAAGCCTTCGAGACTGTGCTGCAGGCCGGCGCCAAGCCCCACCGGACTGCGACCGGTGACCGCGATCCACGTTCGCGCGGTCAGCGGCAGGCCGACGCCCTGGTGGATGCGCTGAACATCGCGCTGAACTCCGGCGACCTTCCCACCCGCGGCGGCATCAAGCCCCACATCGCGGTGACCATCGATCTCGAGGACCTGCTGGACGCGGCCCAGCAGACAACCGGCGACCTCACCTATGGCGACGGCCTGTCGGCAGCAGCGATCCGGCGACTTGCCTGCGACGCCGGCATCATCCCCGTCGTGCTCGGGTCGGACAGTCAGATCCTGGACGTCGGCCGCGAATTCCGCCTCGTCACCACAGCCCTGCGCAATGCCCTGAACCACCGAGACCGAGGATGCGTGGTCTGCGGCGCCCCACCGATCTACTGCGACGCCCACCACTTGGTCAGCTGGGCCGACGGCGGCGCAACCAGCCTGGCCAACCTCGTCCTGCTCTGCCGCGTCCACCACACCGGCCTGCACAAAGGCCACTGGACTGTCACCATCACCGGCAACCACGTCGAAGTCACCACCCCGACCTGGGCCACCCGCCCTCCGCCGAACCCCCACCGAAGACTCACCCCGCCCAGCTCCCCCGCCGCTCGTACTCCGACGCCGGACGCTGACACCTGCCTTGGTCCAGCGCCTCCCGCCGCTGTGATCGACCTCAGGGGAGACAACTCCATAGTCTGGCCGAACAGCGCCTGA
- a CDS encoding ABC-F family ATP-binding cassette domain-containing protein, with translation MSYSLTCTDLFFAWPDGDVLFDGLTFVAGPVRSGLVGRNGAGKSTLLRLVAGRLTPQRGAIRVSGELGYLPQDLTLDTGLRVDQALGIAEVRAAITAIERGDASETNFAVVGDGWDVEERAEATLGKLGLGAIGLDRRVGELSGGETILLGLAAELLRRPDVLLLDEPTNNLDLRARKHLYDAVDAFRGALLIVSHDRELLDRVDQIGDLRKGEVTWYGGNLTAYEAAVALEQEAAERMVRSAESDLKKQKRDLVEARMKMDRRRAAGQRAFEQGGIPKIVAGGLKRSAQVSAGKHLGQQSDRLDAAQEALTDAEEKVHDDDKIRVDLPKTAVPAGRIVLRLEDYVLRTGLHADLEIRGPERIALTGPNGAGKSTLLHALTGDDLPLVPWRLLPQRLDLLRDSLSVVENLALLAPGVENQDRRARLARFLFRGRAADQPVSTLSGGERFRATLAALLLAEPPPQLLMLDEPTNNLDLASVAQLQDALASYNGALVIASHDLPFLREVGITRWLHLDQNELTEIDPL, from the coding sequence ATGTCTTATTCCCTGACGTGTACTGACCTCTTTTTCGCCTGGCCGGACGGCGACGTGCTGTTCGACGGGCTGACCTTCGTGGCCGGGCCGGTGCGGTCCGGGCTGGTCGGGCGCAACGGCGCCGGCAAGTCGACGTTGCTGCGGTTGGTCGCCGGGCGTTTGACACCGCAGCGTGGGGCGATCCGGGTGAGTGGCGAGCTGGGCTACCTGCCGCAGGACCTCACCCTCGACACCGGGCTGCGGGTCGACCAGGCGCTCGGCATCGCGGAGGTCCGCGCCGCGATCACCGCCATCGAGCGGGGCGACGCGTCCGAGACCAACTTCGCGGTCGTCGGTGACGGCTGGGACGTGGAGGAGCGGGCCGAGGCGACGCTCGGCAAGCTCGGGCTCGGCGCGATCGGCCTCGACCGCCGGGTCGGTGAGTTGTCCGGTGGCGAGACGATCCTGCTCGGCCTGGCCGCCGAGCTGCTCCGGCGGCCCGACGTCCTGCTGCTCGACGAGCCGACCAACAACCTCGACCTGCGGGCCCGCAAGCACCTGTACGACGCGGTCGACGCGTTCCGCGGCGCGCTGCTGATCGTCAGCCACGATCGCGAACTGCTCGACCGGGTCGACCAGATCGGCGACCTGCGCAAGGGGGAGGTGACCTGGTACGGCGGCAACCTGACGGCGTACGAGGCGGCTGTCGCGCTCGAGCAGGAGGCGGCCGAGCGGATGGTCAGGTCGGCCGAGTCCGACCTGAAGAAGCAGAAACGCGACCTGGTCGAGGCCCGGATGAAGATGGATCGCCGCCGCGCGGCGGGCCAGCGGGCCTTCGAGCAGGGCGGTATCCCGAAGATCGTCGCCGGTGGGCTGAAACGTTCGGCGCAGGTGTCGGCGGGCAAACACCTCGGCCAGCAGAGCGATCGTCTGGACGCCGCGCAGGAGGCACTGACCGACGCCGAGGAGAAGGTCCACGACGACGACAAGATCCGCGTCGACCTGCCGAAGACCGCGGTCCCGGCGGGCCGGATCGTCCTGCGCCTGGAGGACTACGTACTGCGGACCGGTCTGCACGCCGATCTGGAGATCCGGGGTCCGGAGCGGATCGCGCTGACCGGTCCGAACGGCGCCGGCAAGAGCACCTTGTTGCACGCTCTGACCGGAGACGACCTGCCGCTGGTGCCGTGGCGCTTGCTGCCCCAGCGGCTCGACCTGCTCCGGGACTCACTGTCAGTGGTGGAAAACCTGGCGCTTCTCGCCCCCGGCGTGGAGAACCAGGACCGCCGGGCCCGCCTGGCCCGGTTCCTGTTCCGGGGCCGAGCGGCCGACCAGCCGGTCAGCACGCTCTCCGGCGGCGAACGCTTCCGCGCCACCCTCGCCGCGCTGCTGCTGGCCGAACCGCCACCGCAACTGCTGATGCTCGACGAGCCGACCAACAACCTCGACCTGGCCAGCGTCGCCCAGCTCCAGGACGCCTTGGCCTCCTACAACGGCGCTCTGGTGATCGCCAGCCACGACCTGCCGTTCCTGCGCGAGGTCGGCATCACCCGCTGGCTGCATCTCGACCAGAACGAACTGACCGAGATCGATCCGCTGTAG
- a CDS encoding phosphocholine cytidylyltransferase family protein, translating into MTTADHDPSSTTTKLQVVILAAGLGSRLGRSLPKPLTVLRDGRTILRHQLDALETAFGNDHRATLVVGYSAGHLMLAAPQAGFVQNPHYATTNTSKSLWLALRASGPGGVLWMNGDVVFDPAILDQLAPAIRADQSFVCVDTASVADEEVKYTIDAHGHIDELSKTVVGGLGEAIGINYVSSWDKPILIEHLARCADNDYFERGIETAIAERGLKFRPFDISAYAAVEVDFEEDLARANLRCVPDTTPAVTELSA; encoded by the coding sequence ATGACCACCGCTGACCACGACCCGTCCAGCACCACGACCAAGCTGCAGGTAGTGATCCTCGCCGCCGGCCTCGGGAGCCGTCTCGGTCGCAGCCTGCCGAAGCCGCTCACCGTCCTGCGGGACGGCCGGACGATCCTGCGGCACCAGCTGGACGCACTGGAGACCGCGTTCGGCAACGACCACCGGGCCACGCTCGTGGTCGGCTACAGCGCCGGGCACCTGATGCTCGCCGCGCCCCAGGCCGGCTTCGTCCAGAACCCGCACTACGCCACCACGAACACCAGCAAGAGCCTCTGGCTGGCTCTGCGCGCCTCCGGCCCGGGCGGTGTGCTGTGGATGAACGGCGACGTCGTCTTCGACCCGGCGATCCTCGACCAGCTGGCGCCGGCGATCCGCGCCGACCAGAGTTTCGTCTGCGTCGACACCGCGTCGGTCGCCGACGAGGAGGTGAAGTACACGATCGATGCCCACGGCCACATCGACGAACTGTCCAAGACCGTCGTCGGCGGCCTGGGTGAGGCGATCGGCATCAACTACGTCTCCAGCTGGGACAAGCCGATCCTGATCGAGCACCTCGCCCGGTGCGCCGACAACGACTACTTCGAGCGCGGGATCGAGACCGCCATCGCCGAGCGAGGACTGAAGTTCCGCCCGTTCGACATCTCGGCGTACGCCGCCGTCGAGGTCGATTTCGAGGAGGACCTGGCCCGCGCGAACCTGCGCTGCGTGCCGGACACCACCCCCGCGGTCACCGAACTGTCTGCCTGA
- a CDS encoding CDP-glycerol glycerophosphotransferase family protein, whose product MKILYNAFNGRYCDNPRALYEELVVRAPNHEHLWLAGPAHQRGFPLGVPTVEHGSAACIKALEAADVVVSNDHIPLDWVKRPEAVYLQTWHGTPLKRIHHDVRWAPEGRLAYLDQDVARWDHLLSPNSASTERLRNAFGLSGEVHETGYPRNDLLSSPRQEKVRAEVREQLGIADGVTAVLYAPTWRDDQVFSTDQPDFTLQLDLDDFGRRLGDDHVLLLRVHNLVAEHLAVPPGVPVVDVSDQPDIRDLYAASDVLVTDYSSTMFDFAITGRPILLFTYDLENYRDELRGFYFDLTANAPGPLLRTSSEVVDALLDLDRVSAAHQDAYSAFRQVFCHLEDGHATERVIARFFPDLDAPQGGQDDHR is encoded by the coding sequence ATGAAGATCCTCTACAACGCCTTCAACGGCCGGTACTGCGACAACCCGCGCGCGCTCTACGAGGAGCTTGTCGTCCGGGCGCCGAACCACGAGCACCTGTGGCTCGCCGGACCGGCCCACCAGCGCGGGTTTCCGCTCGGCGTACCGACTGTGGAGCACGGCAGCGCCGCCTGCATCAAGGCACTGGAGGCCGCCGATGTCGTGGTGTCCAACGACCACATTCCGCTCGACTGGGTGAAGCGGCCCGAGGCCGTCTATCTGCAGACCTGGCACGGTACGCCGCTCAAGCGCATCCACCACGACGTCCGGTGGGCGCCGGAGGGCCGGCTCGCCTACCTCGACCAGGACGTCGCGCGCTGGGACCACCTGCTGTCACCGAACAGTGCGAGCACCGAGCGGTTGCGGAACGCCTTCGGGCTCTCCGGTGAGGTCCACGAGACCGGGTATCCGCGCAACGATCTGCTGAGTTCACCGCGGCAGGAGAAGGTCCGCGCCGAAGTACGGGAGCAGTTGGGCATCGCCGACGGGGTGACCGCGGTGCTCTACGCGCCGACCTGGCGGGACGACCAGGTGTTCTCGACAGACCAGCCGGACTTCACGTTGCAGCTGGATCTGGACGACTTCGGGCGGCGGCTCGGGGACGACCACGTGCTGCTGCTGAGGGTGCACAACCTGGTCGCCGAGCACCTCGCCGTACCGCCGGGTGTGCCGGTGGTGGACGTCTCGGACCAGCCCGACATCCGCGACCTGTACGCCGCCTCGGACGTGCTGGTGACCGACTACTCCTCCACCATGTTCGACTTCGCCATCACCGGGCGGCCGATCCTGCTGTTCACCTACGATCTGGAGAACTACCGCGACGAGTTGCGCGGGTTCTACTTCGACCTGACGGCCAACGCGCCCGGTCCGCTGCTGCGGACCAGCTCGGAGGTCGTCGACGCGCTGCTCGACCTCGACCGGGTCAGCGCGGCGCACCAGGACGCCTACTCGGCGTTCCGGCAGGTGTTCTGCCACTTGGAGGACGGTCACGCCACCGAGCGTGTGATCGCCCGTTTCTTTCCGGATCTCGACGCCCCACAAGGAGGCCAGGATGACCACCGCTGA
- a CDS encoding HAD family hydrolase, producing MSPLSATPLPPAVLRSVQVLLCDADGNLFPSEEPAFAASAQVTGRFLTGLGVTEIPTAEELRLATTGMTFRRTALALAAQHGIDQVPELEAWVEEEKRVVTDHLRRTLTPDATVIEPLTALAGRLRMAAVSSSALVRLHACLAATGLTDLIPAELVFSAEDSLPTPTSKPDPAIYLHACEQLGIEPAAGLAVEDSLPGARSAVAAGCPTVGNVVFVPAAERAERIAGLYDVGVLTVVSSWDELAGLLLPALDQQAPTAEVVR from the coding sequence TTGTCACCACTGAGCGCCACCCCACTCCCGCCGGCCGTGCTGCGATCGGTGCAGGTTCTGCTGTGCGATGCCGACGGCAACCTGTTCCCCTCCGAGGAACCGGCCTTCGCCGCGTCCGCCCAGGTGACCGGCCGGTTCCTGACCGGGCTCGGCGTCACCGAGATCCCCACGGCCGAGGAGCTGCGGCTGGCCACCACCGGGATGACGTTCCGGCGGACCGCGCTCGCGCTCGCGGCTCAGCACGGCATCGACCAGGTCCCGGAGCTGGAGGCCTGGGTGGAGGAGGAGAAACGGGTCGTGACCGATCATCTCCGGCGCACCCTCACGCCGGACGCGACCGTGATCGAGCCCTTGACCGCCCTGGCGGGCCGGCTGCGGATGGCCGCGGTCAGCTCCAGCGCACTCGTCCGGCTGCACGCCTGTCTGGCCGCGACCGGTCTGACCGATCTCATCCCGGCCGAGCTGGTGTTCTCCGCCGAGGACTCGCTCCCGACGCCCACTAGCAAGCCGGACCCGGCGATCTACCTGCACGCGTGCGAGCAGCTGGGCATCGAGCCGGCGGCCGGCCTTGCGGTGGAGGACTCGCTTCCGGGCGCCCGCTCTGCCGTCGCGGCCGGCTGCCCGACCGTAGGTAACGTGGTGTTCGTTCCCGCCGCGGAGCGGGCGGAGCGAATCGCCGGACTGTACGACGTCGGCGTACTGACCGTGGTCTCCTCATGGGACGAGCTCGCCGGGCTGCTGCTGCCCGCCCTCGATCAGCAGGCCCCGACCGCGGAGGTGGTTCGATGA
- a CDS encoding mannitol dehydrogenase family protein — MTLQFTPSTFLSPVSRVDLPAYDRTALTPAVVHFGVGGFHRAHQLTYFDRLAGLQERDWGVIGVGISSPRMGQVLSGQDNLFTVVERGSTASTARVVGVMVEYLLLAEERAAVLARLADPRVRLVTLTITGDGYAADGTAGRPSVFGVIAAGLELRRQRGIAPFTVLSCDNLPDNGAATRRAVIAAARARSTGLAAWIDRTVAFPDSMVDRITPVTSAADRRWIAREFQVDDGWPVITEPFSQWVIEDRFSNQRPPLEQVGVRYVDDVAPYKLIKTRMLNGAHCALGYLGSLAGHRRTDEAMADPVISQYVARLLGDEIAPLLPQDVPGMELHAYRRTLLDRFGNPAVGDGLPRLCRRGSTKMPAYLLPSLWAAQAADRPRKLLLLAVAAWLRYLRGVGLRGEPIEVEDARLTELRALAATGTTAVLTLTDVFADLAEHPDDVRTIETLINDLDHRGLTSTMRTLLCHH, encoded by the coding sequence ATGACTCTTCAGTTCACCCCGTCGACTTTCCTCAGCCCCGTCTCGCGGGTCGATCTGCCGGCTTACGACCGGACGGCGCTGACCCCGGCCGTGGTGCACTTCGGCGTCGGCGGCTTCCACCGCGCTCACCAGTTGACCTACTTCGACCGGCTCGCCGGCCTGCAGGAGCGCGACTGGGGCGTGATCGGGGTCGGGATCAGCAGTCCGCGAATGGGCCAGGTGCTCAGCGGCCAGGACAATCTCTTCACGGTCGTCGAGCGCGGATCGACCGCCAGCACCGCCCGGGTCGTGGGCGTCATGGTCGAGTACCTGTTGCTGGCCGAGGAACGCGCCGCCGTCCTGGCCCGGCTGGCCGACCCACGGGTCCGGCTGGTCACCCTGACCATCACCGGAGACGGGTACGCCGCCGACGGAACTGCAGGCCGGCCGTCGGTCTTCGGCGTGATCGCGGCCGGTCTGGAACTGCGGCGGCAGCGCGGTATCGCTCCCTTCACCGTGCTGTCCTGCGACAACCTGCCCGACAACGGAGCAGCCACGCGCCGCGCGGTCATCGCCGCGGCCCGGGCGCGCAGTACCGGGCTGGCTGCCTGGATCGACCGGACGGTGGCCTTCCCCGACAGCATGGTGGACCGGATCACGCCGGTCACCAGCGCCGCGGACCGGCGATGGATCGCGCGGGAGTTCCAGGTCGACGACGGCTGGCCGGTGATCACCGAACCGTTCAGCCAGTGGGTGATCGAGGACCGCTTCAGCAACCAGCGGCCGCCGCTGGAACAGGTCGGCGTCCGGTACGTCGACGACGTGGCGCCGTACAAGCTGATCAAGACCAGGATGCTCAACGGCGCGCACTGCGCCCTCGGCTACCTCGGATCGCTGGCCGGCCATCGGCGGACCGACGAAGCGATGGCCGATCCCGTCATCTCCCAGTACGTCGCGCGCCTGCTCGGCGACGAGATCGCGCCGCTGCTGCCGCAGGACGTGCCAGGAATGGAGCTGCACGCGTACCGGCGTACGCTGCTCGACCGGTTCGGCAATCCGGCCGTCGGCGACGGCTTGCCGCGACTGTGCCGGCGCGGCTCGACCAAGATGCCGGCCTATCTGCTGCCCTCGCTGTGGGCCGCCCAAGCCGCGGACCGGCCGCGGAAGCTGCTTCTGCTGGCCGTCGCTGCCTGGCTGCGCTACCTGCGTGGCGTCGGCCTGCGTGGCGAGCCGATCGAGGTCGAGGACGCCCGGTTGACCGAGCTTCGCGCGCTGGCGGCGACCGGGACGACTGCCGTACTGACGCTGACCGACGTCTTCGCCGATCTGGCCGAGCATCCCGACGACGTCCGCACGATCGAGACGCTGATCAACGACCTCGACCACCGAGGTCTCACTTCGACGATGAGGACCCTTCTTTGTCACCACTGA
- a CDS encoding NAD(P)/FAD-dependent oxidoreductase yields MATDDPQRTAADPTGGRPQVVVVGGGFGGLQAVRGLRRADVDVLLIDRTNHHLFQPLLYQVSTSLLAPGDIAPALRRVLAGQRNARVLLGEATGVNPVGKTVQVRLADGTGRDVPYDHLVLATGSEPSYFGHPEWARDALPMKTIDQAVELRNRLIHAFEAAAVADDRDERCEWMTFVVIGAGPTGVELAGQLAAMARRTLRDQFRDLDLSEVRIVLADGADSVLGAFPEKLRRHTQRRLEKLGVEIVLGAFATGVDPEKVTLKAGGAEREIRGRTILWTAGVQASPLTRDLAKSLGAETDRGGRVVVGRDCRLPGRPEIFVIGDAANLDDLPGIAEPAMQEGKYVAKVIRRGLDGQSTVKPFKYLDLGTMATISPGDAVADIRGLRLSGLIGKVAWAGVHLAFLVGWGNRASVLTTWFATTFNGTRRQQVMLGGPTTRKPTTTASPKA; encoded by the coding sequence ATGGCGACCGACGATCCGCAGCGGACTGCGGCCGACCCGACCGGCGGCAGACCTCAAGTCGTTGTCGTGGGCGGCGGTTTCGGTGGCCTTCAGGCGGTCCGTGGTCTGCGACGTGCCGACGTCGACGTGCTGCTGATCGACCGGACCAACCACCACCTGTTCCAGCCGTTGCTCTACCAGGTGTCCACCTCGCTGCTGGCTCCCGGCGACATCGCGCCGGCGTTGCGCCGGGTCCTGGCCGGGCAGCGCAACGCGCGGGTGCTGCTCGGTGAGGCGACCGGGGTGAACCCGGTCGGCAAGACCGTTCAGGTGCGGTTGGCCGACGGCACCGGGCGGGACGTTCCGTACGACCACCTGGTGCTCGCGACCGGCTCCGAGCCCAGCTACTTCGGCCACCCCGAGTGGGCTCGCGACGCGTTGCCGATGAAGACGATCGATCAGGCGGTCGAGCTGCGGAACCGGCTGATCCACGCCTTCGAGGCGGCGGCGGTGGCCGATGATCGCGACGAGCGGTGCGAATGGATGACCTTCGTGGTGATCGGCGCCGGCCCGACCGGCGTCGAGCTGGCGGGTCAGCTGGCCGCGATGGCCCGGCGTACCCTGCGCGACCAGTTCCGCGATCTCGATCTGAGCGAGGTGCGGATCGTGCTCGCCGACGGCGCCGACAGTGTGCTCGGCGCCTTCCCCGAGAAGCTGCGCCGGCACACCCAGCGGCGGCTGGAGAAACTGGGCGTCGAGATCGTCCTGGGGGCGTTCGCGACCGGCGTCGATCCGGAGAAGGTCACCTTGAAGGCGGGTGGGGCGGAGCGGGAGATCCGCGGCCGGACCATCCTGTGGACGGCCGGCGTCCAGGCGTCACCGCTGACCCGCGACCTGGCCAAGTCGCTCGGCGCCGAGACCGACCGCGGCGGCCGGGTGGTGGTGGGCCGGGACTGCCGGCTGCCGGGCCGGCCGGAGATCTTCGTGATCGGCGACGCGGCCAACCTGGACGACCTGCCCGGGATCGCCGAACCGGCCATGCAGGAAGGCAAGTACGTCGCCAAGGTGATCCGCCGCGGTCTCGACGGGCAGTCCACGGTCAAACCGTTCAAGTACCTCGATCTGGGCACCATGGCGACCATCTCACCGGGGGACGCCGTCGCCGACATCCGCGGCCTGCGCCTGAGCGGGCTGATCGGCAAGGTCGCCTGGGCCGGCGTCCATCTCGCGTTCCTGGTCGGCTGGGGCAACCGGGCGTCGGTCCTGACCACCTGGTTCGCCACCACCTTCAACGGCACCCGCCGCCAGCAGGTGATGCTCGGCGGGCCGACTACGCGCAAACCGACGACGACCGCGAGCCCGAAGGCCTGA
- a CDS encoding aldo/keto reductase, with amino-acid sequence MKLFADGNRIGLGGAPLAGLFSPVPDAEAVATVQAAWDEGWRYFDTAPHYGLGLAEERLGAGLAGKPRAEYVLSSKVGRIIYEADTPEPDGEGFAVVSNRRRRWDFSRDGVLRSIEDSLRRLGTDRLDVVFVHDPDDHYDKAVATAFPALIELREQGVIGALGAGMNQTAMLTRFVREVDLDVIMLAGRYTVLDPDGLDDVLPACLENDVQVVAVGIFNSGLLSRPRPPADATFNYAPAPAALLEKANKLADVCEAHEVTLPAVALKFPLFHPAVAGIAVGCRTAAEVRTNAALARTEVPEAIWPALKAAGLLREDAPTPG; translated from the coding sequence ATGAAGCTCTTCGCCGACGGCAACCGGATCGGGCTCGGCGGGGCACCGCTGGCCGGGCTCTTCTCCCCCGTGCCGGACGCCGAGGCGGTGGCGACCGTGCAGGCTGCCTGGGACGAAGGCTGGCGGTACTTCGACACTGCTCCGCACTACGGTCTCGGTCTGGCCGAGGAACGGCTCGGCGCCGGGCTCGCCGGGAAGCCGCGAGCGGAGTACGTGCTGTCCTCCAAGGTCGGGCGGATCATCTACGAGGCCGACACTCCGGAGCCGGACGGCGAGGGGTTCGCGGTGGTCTCGAACCGTCGTCGCCGCTGGGACTTCAGCCGGGACGGCGTTCTGCGGAGCATTGAGGACTCGTTGCGGCGACTGGGCACCGACCGGCTCGACGTCGTCTTCGTCCACGACCCGGACGACCACTACGACAAGGCGGTGGCGACCGCGTTTCCGGCCCTGATCGAACTCCGGGAACAAGGCGTGATCGGCGCGCTCGGCGCCGGCATGAACCAGACGGCGATGCTGACCCGTTTCGTCCGGGAGGTCGACCTCGACGTCATCATGCTGGCCGGCCGGTACACCGTCCTGGATCCGGACGGTCTGGACGACGTGCTGCCCGCCTGCCTCGAGAACGACGTCCAGGTAGTTGCCGTGGGCATCTTCAACTCCGGCCTGCTGTCCCGGCCACGGCCACCCGCCGACGCGACCTTCAACTACGCACCGGCGCCCGCCGCCTTGCTGGAGAAGGCGAACAAGCTGGCCGACGTCTGCGAGGCGCATGAGGTCACGTTGCCCGCGGTAGCGCTCAAGTTCCCGCTTTTCCATCCCGCGGTGGCAGGTATCGCCGTCGGCTGCCGGACCGCGGCAGAAGTCCGGACCAACGCGGCGCTCGCCCGCACCGAAGTACCGGAGGCGATTTGGCCGGCCCTGAAAGCGGCCGGGCTGCTTCGTGAGGATGCACCGACGCCAGGCTGA